The following proteins are encoded in a genomic region of Hippoglossus hippoglossus isolate fHipHip1 chromosome 3, fHipHip1.pri, whole genome shotgun sequence:
- the LOC117759530 gene encoding cortexin domain-containing 1-like: MEVEGTVEPAFVDVDQGLTLACIAFLCLLLMAMIIRCAKVIMDPYSAIPTSTWEEQHLDD, translated from the coding sequence ATGGAGGTGGAAGGCACAGTGGAGCCAGCCTTCGTGGATGTGGACCAGGGCCTGACTCTGGCCTGCATTGCCTTCCTCTGCCTACTGCTTATGGCCATGATCATCCGCTGTGCCAAGGTGATCATGGACCCCTACAGTGCAATCCCCACCTCCACATGGGAGGAACAGCACCTGGACGACTGA